One window of the Lepidochelys kempii isolate rLepKem1 chromosome 23, rLepKem1.hap2, whole genome shotgun sequence genome contains the following:
- the GEMIN7 gene encoding gem-associated protein 7 translates to MKVPVSVTRLPRGPDGTSRGFDPNSPRYQALSPISISTVGCGNEADLEREQQGRVALRERYLRSLFAMVGRTIHFTMYERVNVSAFFDASDIDILNFQVSDLQTPLGVHREALLRCSDIISYTFEL, encoded by the coding sequence ATGAAGGTGCCAGTCAGCGTGACCCGCCTGCCCCGTGGCCCGGATGGCACAAGCCGCGGCTTTGACCCCAACTCCCCTCGGTACCAGGCTCTGAGCCCCATCAGCATCTCCACTGTGGGCTGTGGGAACGAGGCAGATCTGGAGCGGGAGCAGCAGGGCCGCGTGGCTCTGCGGGAGCGGTACCTGCGCAGCCTGTTTGCCATGGTTGGCCGCACCATCCACTTCACAATGTACGAGAGAGTCAATGTCTCGGCCTTCTTCGACGCCTCAGACATAGACATCTTGAACTTCCAGGTGTCCGACCTGCAGACCCCGCTGGGCGTGCACAGGGAGGCGCTGCTCCGCTGCTCGGACATCATCTCCTACACCTTCGAGCTGTGA